In Aquimarina spinulae, a single window of DNA contains:
- a CDS encoding restriction endonuclease produces the protein MQNQNFDVIKSSGEKVKFSLHKLRNSLKRSGADDKAIEHILGVVRDELYQGISTREIYNRAFALLKKKKSVFASKYKLKKAIYELGPTGFPFERFVASILQYSGYQVEVGEIIQGMCVSHEVDVVARKNSDYLVIECKFHSEEGRNCNVKVPLYIHSRFRDIETHHKNNGEMTPNHGWVVTNTRFTKDAIQYGKCAGLYLLSWDYPIENSLKDRIDRLGLYPITVSTLLTNREKQFLLSRNVVLAKQLIEQIFFLDHLGISEQRKQNIINEIKVLCTA, from the coding sequence ATGCAAAACCAGAATTTTGATGTTATAAAATCTTCTGGAGAAAAAGTTAAATTTTCACTCCACAAACTTCGCAATTCCTTAAAGCGAAGTGGTGCAGATGATAAAGCAATAGAACATATTCTGGGAGTTGTTAGAGACGAATTATATCAGGGTATTTCTACCAGAGAAATTTATAATAGAGCTTTCGCATTACTTAAAAAGAAGAAATCTGTTTTTGCTTCAAAATACAAACTAAAAAAAGCAATTTATGAGTTGGGACCAACAGGTTTCCCTTTCGAACGTTTTGTTGCATCTATTTTGCAGTATTCTGGTTATCAGGTAGAAGTAGGGGAAATTATTCAAGGTATGTGTGTTTCTCATGAAGTTGATGTAGTAGCCAGAAAAAATAGTGATTACCTGGTTATAGAATGTAAGTTTCATAGTGAAGAAGGGCGCAATTGTAATGTAAAAGTCCCTTTATATATCCATTCCCGATTTAGGGATATTGAAACGCATCATAAAAATAATGGAGAAATGACACCTAATCATGGTTGGGTTGTGACCAACACGCGTTTTACAAAGGACGCAATTCAATATGGCAAGTGTGCGGGGTTGTATTTATTAAGTTGGGATTATCCTATAGAAAATAGCCTTAAAGATAGAATTGATCGTTTAGGGTTATATCCAATAACGGTTTCTACACTTTTAACAAATCGCGAAAAACAATTTTTATTAAGCCGGAATGTTGTTTTAGCAAAACAATTGATAGAACAGATTTTTTTTCTGGATCATTTAGGCATTTCTGAACAGCGAAAACAAAATATCATAAATGAAATCAAAGTGCTATGTACAGCATAA
- a CDS encoding universal stress protein, with protein MKQILIPTDFSDNAWNTILYAIELYRNVPCEFYLLNTYDLEPIQLISVVSSQRIGHLYKAIKMESEQGLKMTLEDIHNSKPGLHHTFKTISKKGSLVQNMNTLLEDSSFGMIIIGTKGTTGSKNLFLGSTTQKVVKNVSHCPILIIPDDSYFKEISAIAFATDFERMYHKAEIAPILEFAKSQNATVRMIHIYDKPELEPSQHYNSSSLEHYFKRVKYDFHVMPDFSTVEHAIQEFIEELEIDILVMINYEHSFVEKIIKEPIIKKMTFSTIIPFLVIPADTAI; from the coding sequence ATGAAACAAATTCTAATCCCCACAGATTTTTCTGATAATGCTTGGAATACTATATTGTATGCTATAGAGTTATATAGAAATGTTCCTTGTGAGTTTTATTTGTTAAACACGTATGATCTTGAACCAATACAACTTATAAGTGTTGTGAGTTCTCAGCGTATTGGTCATCTTTATAAAGCGATTAAGATGGAATCTGAGCAAGGACTGAAAATGACTTTAGAAGATATCCATAACTCTAAACCAGGGTTGCATCATACTTTTAAAACCATAAGCAAGAAAGGATCTTTGGTTCAAAACATGAATACGCTTTTAGAAGACAGTTCTTTTGGTATGATCATTATTGGTACCAAAGGAACAACCGGGAGTAAAAATCTTTTTTTGGGAAGTACCACGCAGAAAGTAGTTAAGAATGTATCGCATTGTCCTATCCTTATCATTCCTGATGATTCATATTTTAAAGAAATTTCGGCAATAGCTTTTGCAACAGATTTTGAGCGAATGTATCATAAGGCAGAGATTGCTCCAATACTAGAATTTGCCAAAAGTCAGAATGCAACCGTTAGAATGATTCATATATATGATAAACCCGAATTAGAACCTTCTCAACATTATAATTCTAGTTCATTAGAACATTATTTTAAACGTGTAAAATATGATTTTCATGTCATGCCTGATTTTTCAACTGTAGAACATGCTATTCAGGAATTTATTGAAGAACTAGAAATCGATATTCTGGTAATGATTAATTATGAGCATAGTTTTGTCGAAAAAATAATAAAAGAACCGATCATCAAAAAAATGACATTTAGTACTATAATCCCTTTTTTAGTGATCCCGGCTGATACTGCGATTTAA
- a CDS encoding YeeE/YedE family protein, translated as MNWIYNPWPWYVSGPLIALVLFLLLMVGKRFGMSSNLRTICTICGAGKTSDFFRFDWKAQRWNLVVVLGVIIGGFIANTFLSVDNSVSIDPKVVSDLQSKGFNSAGMEYMPDMLFSNEALTDPKILFLLIIGGLFVGFGARYAGGCTSGHAISGLSNLQIPSLIAVIGFFIGGLTMIHFIFPLIF; from the coding sequence ATGAATTGGATTTATAATCCTTGGCCGTGGTATGTATCGGGACCACTAATCGCGTTAGTATTATTTTTATTACTAATGGTAGGAAAAAGGTTTGGTATGTCATCTAATCTAAGAACGATATGTACTATCTGTGGAGCAGGAAAAACATCAGATTTTTTTAGATTCGACTGGAAGGCTCAACGATGGAATCTGGTTGTGGTACTTGGTGTAATTATAGGAGGATTCATTGCCAATACTTTTTTATCGGTAGACAATTCTGTGTCTATTGATCCAAAAGTAGTTTCGGACCTTCAATCCAAGGGGTTTAATAGTGCCGGAATGGAATACATGCCCGATATGTTATTTTCTAATGAAGCTTTAACAGATCCTAAAATACTCTTTTTACTCATAATCGGTGGACTATTTGTAGGTTTTGGAGCTAGATATGCTGGCGGGTGTACTTCGGGACATGCTATCTCTGGATTAAGCAACTTGCAAATCCCTTCTCTTATTGCTGTGATTGGATTTTTTATTGGTGGACTAACTATGATACATTTTATTTTTCCTTTAATTTTTTAA
- a CDS encoding universal stress protein — MKRILLPTDFSDNAFNAIRYALNLFREEETTFYLLNTFTPVSYHTGYLIENPAPYGMEDIAMINSKRDIERTEEKIKEEFNNPKHSFVRLSVFNTLIGEIKSVVEKYNIDLIVMGTKGATGAKEVFIGTHTMYTIKKVNCPVIAVPSGFEFEKPKEVLFPTDYNLSIDNKYLPLVKEICDKYICRLNILNAYYGVALGPEQHKIKEELDKYFKNNAHIFHIAEGVDVLEAVEDFQKKYKIDLLIMIHNKHSFFENLLFKPVINQVAYHTNIPFLVIPSKERIA; from the coding sequence ATGAAACGAATTTTATTACCTACCGATTTCTCTGATAATGCATTTAATGCGATTAGATATGCTTTAAATTTGTTTAGAGAGGAAGAGACTACTTTTTATTTACTCAATACATTTACTCCGGTGTCTTATCACACAGGGTATCTTATCGAGAATCCTGCGCCGTATGGCATGGAAGATATTGCAATGATAAATTCTAAACGCGATATCGAACGAACAGAAGAAAAAATCAAAGAAGAATTTAATAACCCGAAACACAGTTTTGTTAGATTATCGGTTTTTAATACTCTGATAGGAGAAATTAAGTCGGTTGTCGAAAAATACAATATTGATCTAATAGTAATGGGTACCAAAGGAGCTACTGGTGCCAAAGAAGTCTTTATTGGGACACATACTATGTATACGATAAAAAAAGTAAATTGCCCTGTTATTGCAGTTCCTTCTGGTTTTGAATTTGAAAAACCAAAAGAGGTTTTGTTTCCGACAGATTATAATCTTAGTATTGATAATAAATATTTACCTTTAGTAAAAGAAATTTGTGATAAATATATTTGCAGACTTAATATCTTAAATGCGTATTATGGAGTTGCTTTAGGGCCTGAACAGCACAAGATTAAGGAGGAATTGGACAAGTATTTTAAAAATAATGCTCATATTTTTCACATTGCCGAAGGAGTGGATGTACTAGAAGCTGTAGAAGATTTTCAGAAAAAGTACAAAATCGATTTATTGATCATGATTCACAATAAACATTCTTTCTTTGAAAATCTTTTATTCAAACCAGTAATTAACCAAGTAGCCTATCATACCAATATCCCTTTTTTGGTAATCCCTTCTAAAGAGAGGATAGCGTGA
- a CDS encoding universal stress protein — MRKILIPTDFSENAMNALRYAVELFKYERCDFFILHAYADEVYDHNTVVSREIFDELKERVYKSSNMALEKALSEMKNISPNPRHEYKLLSMFGSLTDEANDLVDKENIDILIMGTRGETNDRKLTFGSNTLQVLKYVKCPVLVIPSDCSYNSPKNILFPTNYQLPFKRRELKLFSTLTKSFRSIINFLYISDFDKLSIRQEDNKYFLKESLPNAEVIFHQETAENLTHAINQFIERNEIDFLVMVNSRRSYLENLLDRSTIDKIGLHIKIPFLVMQNLQRY, encoded by the coding sequence ATGAGAAAAATATTAATTCCTACAGATTTTTCAGAAAATGCCATGAATGCTTTACGATATGCTGTTGAACTTTTTAAATATGAGCGATGTGATTTCTTTATTCTACATGCTTATGCCGATGAGGTATACGATCATAACACCGTAGTTTCTCGCGAAATTTTTGATGAACTAAAAGAAAGAGTGTACAAAAGCTCTAATATGGCACTAGAGAAAGCGCTTTCAGAAATGAAGAATATTTCACCTAATCCTCGACATGAGTATAAATTACTATCCATGTTTGGGAGTCTAACCGATGAGGCTAATGACTTGGTAGATAAGGAAAATATAGATATTCTGATTATGGGTACAAGAGGAGAAACTAATGATCGAAAACTTACTTTTGGAAGCAATACCTTACAAGTCCTTAAATATGTAAAATGCCCTGTATTGGTAATCCCAAGTGATTGTAGTTACAATTCGCCAAAAAACATTCTATTTCCTACAAATTATCAATTACCATTTAAGCGAAGAGAACTCAAATTGTTTAGTACATTAACTAAAAGCTTCAGGTCTATTATTAATTTTTTATATATCTCGGACTTTGACAAGCTTTCTATCAGGCAAGAAGATAATAAGTATTTCTTAAAAGAATCATTACCTAATGCAGAAGTAATATTTCATCAAGAGACAGCAGAAAACCTTACCCATGCTATAAATCAGTTTATAGAACGTAATGAAATAGACTTTTTGGTAATGGTAAATTCAAGGCGTTCTTATTTAGAAAATCTTTTAGATCGATCTACAATTGATAAAATAGGACTACATATTAAGATTCCTTTTTTAGTGATGCAAAACTTACAACGATATTAA
- a CDS encoding universal stress protein, giving the protein MKRILVPTDFSNNAYGALFYATRLFQDQECQFYILNTFDVDTPVLTSRINTTKGDLLYQELSNESQEKLTETLHSIVRDTEDLKHTFETISVSKKLTDTINKTIKSKNIDLVVMGTKGASGAKEVLIGSNTVKVINNIKDCAILAVPDEFDFKKPTEIAFATDFKCLYSIESLKPLLEIVSVFSSNIRIMHIHEKEKLDEIQEHNLKNLKENFKDYNYCIHWIPRFTQKAKLINEFIDEMNVDMLCMSKYKHSLIENITHEPVIKKIGFHTTIPFLVIPELS; this is encoded by the coding sequence ATGAAAAGGATACTTGTTCCCACAGATTTTTCTAATAATGCCTATGGTGCACTTTTTTATGCGACCCGATTATTTCAAGATCAGGAATGTCAATTCTATATTTTAAATACTTTTGATGTAGATACTCCGGTTTTAACGAGCAGGATTAATACTACAAAAGGAGATTTGTTATATCAGGAATTAAGTAATGAATCTCAAGAAAAGCTTACCGAAACACTTCATTCTATAGTTAGAGATACAGAAGATTTAAAGCATACGTTTGAGACCATTTCTGTTTCCAAAAAACTTACCGATACCATTAACAAAACCATAAAAAGTAAGAATATTGATCTTGTTGTTATGGGAACTAAGGGAGCCAGTGGTGCCAAAGAAGTTCTTATAGGAAGTAATACGGTTAAAGTTATCAATAATATTAAGGATTGCGCAATACTGGCAGTACCAGATGAATTTGATTTTAAAAAACCTACAGAGATTGCTTTTGCAACAGATTTTAAATGCCTCTATAGTATAGAGTCTTTAAAACCTCTTCTAGAGATTGTTTCTGTATTTTCTTCAAATATTAGGATAATGCATATTCATGAAAAAGAAAAATTAGACGAAATACAAGAACATAATCTTAAGAATCTTAAAGAAAATTTTAAAGACTATAATTATTGTATTCATTGGATTCCTCGATTTACTCAAAAAGCAAAACTTATTAATGAATTTATTGATGAGATGAATGTTGATATGCTGTGTATGTCAAAATATAAACATAGTCTTATAGAAAATATTACACACGAACCCGTTATAAAAAAAATAGGATTTCATACGACTATTCCTTTCTTAGTCATTCCTGAGTTAAGCTGA
- a CDS encoding Hsp20/alpha crystallin family protein: protein MSLIKFNKNRFPWINDRVSTWLDTDDFFADDFFIKDKNLPAMNVKENKDNFEIELAVPGFSKKDIEVTMEDDVLHICAQKSKEEVEEDKGYTRREFSYNEFDRKLQLPTSVNQNEKVKAVYKNGVLTLNLLKKEETKEQPKKVIEID from the coding sequence ATGTCATTAATTAAATTTAACAAAAACAGATTTCCCTGGATCAATGACCGTGTTTCTACATGGTTAGATACAGATGATTTTTTTGCAGACGATTTTTTTATAAAAGACAAAAATCTTCCTGCAATGAATGTCAAAGAAAACAAGGATAATTTTGAAATTGAACTCGCAGTTCCTGGTTTTTCAAAGAAAGATATTGAAGTGACTATGGAAGATGATGTGTTACACATTTGTGCTCAAAAAAGTAAAGAAGAAGTAGAAGAGGATAAAGGGTACACACGTAGAGAATTTAGTTATAACGAGTTCGATAGAAAATTACAGTTACCTACCAGCGTAAACCAGAATGAAAAGGTTAAAGCTGTCTACAAAAATGGAGTGCTTACTCTTAATCTTCTAAAAAAAGAAGAAACAAAAGAACAACCTAAAAAGGTAATTGAAATAGATTAA
- a CDS encoding DUF6691 family protein — MRSIIYLGIGIFFGIVLFKSEAASWFRIYEMFQFGSFHMYGIIGSAVGLGIIITQTIKRFKIKSFYGDPITFAPKDRSFKRYIFGGTLFGLGWALAGACPGPMFALLGAGYLPILIVLISSILGTLLYGIVKNKLPH; from the coding sequence ATGCGTTCAATTATATATTTAGGTATTGGTATTTTCTTCGGAATTGTTTTATTCAAATCTGAAGCAGCATCGTGGTTTAGAATCTATGAAATGTTTCAGTTTGGATCCTTTCATATGTACGGAATCATTGGTTCTGCGGTAGGATTAGGTATTATCATTACTCAAACTATAAAAAGATTTAAAATAAAGTCGTTTTATGGTGACCCTATAACTTTTGCTCCTAAAGACAGAAGTTTCAAAAGATATATATTTGGAGGTACTCTTTTTGGATTGGGATGGGCTCTTGCAGGGGCATGCCCTGGGCCGATGTTTGCTCTTTTGGGAGCTGGCTATTTACCAATTCTAATCGTACTTATCTCTTCTATACTGGGTACTTTACTATACGGAATAGTTAAAAACAAACTACCCCACTAA
- a CDS encoding universal stress protein yields the protein MKKKILLPTDFSKNAWNAILYAIELYKNETCDFYVLNVFNATGYALESMMIPEPGERFYEEAKEKSEKGLSKIEERLSFRDDNPNHNFFMISQFNNVLSAIKDTVEKKDIEMIVMGTKGTTNAGDLIYGSNTVLVMEKVRNCPVMAIPENTNYKEPKEIVFPTDYRTQIKRRELQYLIEIARITNAEIRILHVTNDDDLDEEQENNKKLLVEYLDGIKYTFHTLHNIDVKGGLSSFVESRESDMITFINRKHSFFGSIFSRPMVKSLGHHSQVPVLALHDLAN from the coding sequence ATGAAAAAAAAGATTTTATTGCCCACGGATTTTTCAAAAAACGCGTGGAATGCTATACTATATGCTATAGAGCTATATAAAAACGAAACATGTGATTTTTACGTACTTAATGTGTTTAATGCAACAGGTTATGCATTAGAAAGTATGATGATTCCCGAACCAGGAGAACGATTTTATGAAGAGGCCAAAGAAAAATCAGAAAAAGGCTTAAGTAAAATCGAAGAAAGGTTGAGTTTTAGAGATGATAATCCTAACCATAATTTTTTTATGATATCTCAATTCAATAATGTATTGAGTGCGATCAAAGATACCGTAGAGAAAAAGGATATCGAAATGATCGTTATGGGAACCAAAGGGACGACTAATGCTGGAGACCTGATTTATGGTAGTAATACAGTTTTGGTGATGGAAAAAGTAAGAAATTGCCCTGTTATGGCAATACCAGAAAATACCAATTATAAGGAGCCAAAAGAAATTGTATTTCCAACAGATTATAGAACTCAGATTAAACGCAGAGAGCTTCAATATCTAATTGAAATAGCACGAATCACAAATGCTGAAATAAGAATTCTTCATGTTACTAATGATGATGATCTAGATGAAGAACAAGAAAACAATAAGAAATTGCTCGTAGAATACCTAGATGGTATAAAATATACTTTTCATACACTGCATAATATAGATGTAAAAGGAGGGCTTAGTAGTTTTGTAGAAAGCCGGGAGAGTGATATGATTACTTTTATCAATAGAAAACACAGTTTTTTTGGAAGTATATTTTCAAGACCAATGGTAAAAAGTTTAGGACATCATTCGCAAGTACCTGTACTGGCCTTACATGATTTAGCAAATTAA
- a CDS encoding 2-hydroxyacid dehydrogenase encodes MKILIYNAKDFEIPFLEKANNEKHQIKYVPERLTPKTAGLALGFDAISIFSADDGSSMVLERLKDFGVKYIALRSTGYDNVNISTAKKLGIKVANAAGYSPQTIAEHAVALLLALSRKLISSNHQVSTYNFSLSHLVGFDINKKTVGIIGTGRIGKIITRIMHGFNCEIIGHDIYEDKKLEEKYKVSYTTLDNLCKQSDIIFLCTPLNSQTHHLIDMHRIQQMKKEAILINIARGALVHTQDVLQALASKSIAGYGTDVYENENGIFFYDHSENKPKDKILQQLLDLPNVILTPHQAFATKEALTTIAETTFYNINCWQQNEPGKNELTLELVG; translated from the coding sequence ATGAAGATATTGATATATAACGCCAAAGATTTTGAAATTCCTTTTCTGGAAAAGGCAAATAATGAAAAGCATCAAATTAAATATGTGCCAGAACGACTTACTCCAAAAACTGCTGGGCTGGCATTAGGCTTTGATGCTATATCTATTTTCTCTGCAGATGATGGGTCTTCTATGGTTTTAGAAAGATTAAAAGATTTTGGAGTTAAATATATAGCACTTCGTTCTACAGGATACGACAATGTTAACATTAGTACAGCCAAAAAGTTAGGGATCAAAGTGGCTAATGCAGCCGGATATTCTCCACAAACCATAGCAGAACACGCTGTTGCATTATTGTTAGCCCTTAGCCGCAAACTCATATCTTCTAATCACCAAGTAAGTACATATAATTTTTCGTTGAGTCACCTTGTAGGTTTTGATATCAATAAAAAAACTGTTGGTATTATTGGAACCGGTAGAATAGGAAAAATAATTACCAGAATAATGCACGGGTTTAATTGTGAGATCATAGGCCATGATATATATGAAGATAAAAAATTAGAAGAAAAATATAAAGTATCATATACGACTCTTGACAATTTATGTAAGCAATCCGATATTATCTTTTTATGTACGCCACTCAATAGCCAGACGCATCATCTTATAGATATGCATCGAATTCAGCAGATGAAAAAAGAAGCGATACTTATCAATATTGCAAGGGGTGCATTAGTGCATACACAAGATGTATTGCAAGCGTTAGCATCAAAAAGTATAGCTGGATATGGTACAGATGTGTATGAAAATGAAAATGGAATCTTTTTTTATGATCATTCTGAAAATAAACCTAAGGATAAAATACTACAACAACTTCTTGATTTACCTAATGTAATTCTTACGCCTCATCAGGCGTTTGCTACCAAAGAAGCACTTACTACTATTGCAGAAACAACCTTTTATAACATTAATTGCTGGCAACAAAATGAGCCTGGTAAAAACGAATTAACCCTAGAGTTAGTGGGGTAG
- a CDS encoding MBL fold metallo-hydrolase RNA specificity domain-containing protein: MPSIKIHFLGAAGTVTGSKFYLETPQKNILIDCGMFQGVKELRELNWIDLPIDASAIDSVLLTHGHLDHTGYLPRLIKQGFTGDIIATAPTLAITEIILRDSAKIHEEEAEKANKEGYSKHDPALPFYTKDDVEKTIGYFKREEKDTWVSLSHDIQFRFRYNGHIIGSTFIELNLYGKILVFSGDLGRTDDVLLYAPEKPDWADFLFIESTYGNKLHPPEDVEERLITLINDTLYNRGVLIIPSFAVERLQALMYILWKLYQKNRIPNLPVYVDSPMGNNVLSVFESFPDWHKLPMNEYHAICNHTNIVMSYKETWEVVDNPRPKIVIAGSGMVTGGRVLTYLQQLIDNVNTSVVLVGFQAEGTRGRQLQEGAHEVKLFGKYYPVKANIYGIESLSAHADQRELLDWMSEIKNVPEKVFLIHGEATPADVLRVKIQDTYQWKVQIPKLHDTIEIMV; this comes from the coding sequence ATGCCATCAATCAAAATTCACTTTTTGGGAGCTGCAGGAACGGTTACCGGATCTAAGTTTTATCTCGAAACTCCTCAAAAAAATATACTAATTGATTGTGGGATGTTTCAAGGGGTTAAAGAATTACGAGAATTAAACTGGATAGACTTGCCTATCGATGCTTCTGCTATTGATAGTGTACTGCTTACTCATGGGCATTTGGATCATACAGGTTATTTGCCAAGATTAATTAAACAAGGGTTTACCGGTGATATTATAGCTACTGCGCCTACATTGGCAATTACAGAAATTATTTTAAGAGATAGTGCAAAAATACACGAAGAAGAAGCAGAAAAAGCTAACAAAGAAGGATACTCTAAGCATGATCCTGCATTACCTTTTTATACCAAGGATGATGTAGAGAAAACAATTGGGTATTTTAAAAGAGAAGAAAAAGATACATGGGTTTCGTTATCTCATGATATACAATTTAGATTCAGATATAACGGACATATTATAGGGTCTACTTTTATAGAGTTAAATCTTTACGGAAAGATATTGGTGTTTTCTGGAGACCTGGGAAGAACAGATGATGTATTGCTTTATGCTCCAGAAAAACCAGATTGGGCAGATTTTCTTTTTATAGAAAGCACCTATGGTAATAAGTTACACCCTCCCGAAGATGTCGAAGAAAGACTTATCACTTTGATTAATGATACATTGTATAACAGAGGGGTTTTAATCATTCCTTCATTTGCAGTAGAGAGGTTACAAGCTTTGATGTATATACTTTGGAAACTATATCAAAAAAATCGTATTCCTAACCTTCCTGTTTATGTAGATAGCCCAATGGGAAACAATGTGCTTTCTGTTTTTGAAAGCTTTCCCGACTGGCATAAATTACCTATGAACGAATACCATGCTATTTGTAATCATACTAATATTGTGATGTCTTATAAAGAAACATGGGAAGTGGTCGATAATCCCCGTCCCAAAATTGTTATTGCAGGTAGCGGAATGGTTACCGGAGGCAGAGTACTTACCTATTTGCAACAGCTTATAGACAATGTAAATACCTCTGTAGTACTTGTGGGTTTTCAGGCAGAAGGAACTCGTGGAAGACAATTGCAAGAAGGAGCTCATGAGGTCAAACTATTTGGTAAATATTATCCGGTAAAAGCAAATATTTATGGTATAGAAAGCCTGTCTGCCCACGCAGATCAGCGAGAATTATTAGATTGGATGAGTGAGATTAAGAATGTTCCCGAAAAAGTATTTTTGATTCATGGCGAAGCAACTCCAGCAGATGTATTACGCGTAAAAATACAAGACACGTATCAATGGAAAGTTCAGATTCCTAAACTACATGATACCATAGAAATTATGGTTTGA
- a CDS encoding Acg family FMN-binding oxidoreductase has protein sequence MKEIITYGSYAPSSHNAQMWTVEIPKNNKIKVYPNYDRVLPFVDPNNRETWISIGAFIENCVLSAQDLGYNSAVTINDAEVILNLQQDHNLVKTNRNIELIKKRLTIRKPYLEKKIDDRIITKLINPSDGILYFPIENKETKKIIDYSLDAYSFQMKDTSKLRELAKWMTFSYKEEKHRKDGITSEALGIKGIERFLFNLFFTKKSVTGKTFIKSSIKSAKEQLNSCSGYILITSDSYSKAELIKTGRLLERVWLECIDSQIAVHPMSQVLEEKEYYDLLKTSLKIDKEIQMLLRIGKVKEYPERIRKRLDIKDIITPCKLPPC, from the coding sequence ATGAAAGAAATAATAACATACGGTTCTTATGCTCCAAGTAGTCATAATGCCCAAATGTGGACTGTTGAGATACCAAAAAATAATAAGATTAAAGTGTACCCTAATTATGATAGAGTATTACCATTTGTTGATCCAAATAATAGAGAAACATGGATTTCAATAGGAGCATTTATAGAAAACTGTGTGTTATCTGCACAAGATTTAGGCTATAATTCAGCTGTAACGATTAATGATGCTGAAGTAATCCTTAATCTTCAACAAGATCATAATTTGGTAAAAACAAATCGAAATATTGAATTGATAAAGAAACGTTTAACAATTAGAAAACCATATTTAGAAAAAAAAATAGACGATAGAATAATAACAAAACTGATCAACCCATCAGATGGTATTTTATACTTTCCAATAGAAAATAAAGAGACCAAAAAAATCATTGATTATTCTTTAGATGCGTATAGTTTTCAGATGAAAGACACTAGTAAGCTTAGAGAATTGGCAAAATGGATGACTTTTTCTTATAAAGAAGAAAAACATAGAAAAGATGGAATAACATCTGAAGCATTAGGAATAAAAGGAATTGAACGTTTTTTATTCAATCTTTTTTTTACAAAAAAATCAGTCACAGGAAAAACATTCATAAAAAGTTCTATTAAGAGTGCAAAAGAACAGCTAAATTCTTGCTCAGGATATATTTTGATCACATCTGATTCTTATAGTAAAGCCGAATTGATAAAAACAGGAAGATTATTAGAACGAGTTTGGTTAGAATGTATAGATAGCCAAATTGCGGTTCACCCTATGAGTCAAGTATTAGAAGAAAAAGAATATTATGATTTATTAAAGACATCATTAAAGATAGACAAAGAAATACAAATGCTTTTGCGAATAGGTAAAGTAAAAGAATACCCAGAAAGGATACGAAAAAGATTAGATATTAAAGATATTATTACACCTTGTAAACTACCTCCTTGTTAA